A part of Salmo trutta chromosome 15, fSalTru1.1, whole genome shotgun sequence genomic DNA contains:
- the LOC115148954 gene encoding insulin receptor substrate 1-B isoform X1: MENQAAELLQQQQSYEDVRKSGYLRKQKSMHRRFFVLRDASEQGPARLEYYENEKKFQSKSPVPKKALNLETCFNINKRADSKNKHMIVIYTRGESFAIAADSEEVQNEWYQAMLDLQWKCKSPENCGSGGECGLPSPPGPAFKEVWQVKVWPKGLGQARNLVGIYRLCLTDKTVNFVKLNSDMATVVLQLMNVRRCGHSENFFFIEVGRSAMTGPGEFWMQVEDSVVAQNMHETLLEAMKALSEEFRQRSKSQSVGATAGGGTASNPISVPTRRHHPNLPPSQVGFGRRSRTETPGAGGASCTSTSPTPRNGFPRARTASIGGRMEEGGGGARGAWASSSPSLNGSCSTTPTLRPKPTRAPTPAKITLSLARYSPNPAPSPAPSLSSSSGHGSECGLVGGAMGNVAICSYSRVPQRVSVSGSPSDYGSSDEYGSSPGEHSLLVPSLPGGSHGGMGHHAHGESSSSYIVMGQRESLPGSNQRPQGRRMLRRSSSRECEAERRLLSKRASLPLAAHERLAPHRKEEEDEDEEYAVMSRSISRDAFVSQRGSGGSAAGGSAVAVVVGETRARADGVRGEVGGGGAPVDSGYMAMLPGVTASPVSLSLSVAVSDVGAKPGADDEYMAMTPNNSVSPPQHICLPISEGYMVMSPNSSCSPDLHGMAMWGSRGSMESRAGSDYMNMSPISIRSACSTPPSQPEQNQLQPKMVYSYFSLPRSYKHTLSTRFEDDLDQGKRKERGHHDHDGPGNRGGQVGYSKRDTATVGPTGGCQLSLSSSSFSSSSASSESLDDRPKSVATGGGLQLTRTGPGFRNGGFRNGGARSKDGSYQQKRASHGPGGQQIKPRPLSVSADMSKANTLPRVKENLLPTVPQSPGDYVSIVFRGGDVGCRRGDQWGPEHGQSVTHGTPRPLHCPALCHSGSTNLPRSFSVPLATPAALAASAEYVNMDLGMGNSPCPSPRSSVKSPFSLPPAIAPKPRVLTRSRPSPRAAEGNVGGHWAAVPTDLPTSYTDYTEMAFSMGSGSNPAAPAMHAAQRSSMEQEPGLVFPSEKSYSSPAQNQSSRLARDRVDRGDQLGRRRHCSETFIMTPPSLPFHLSSSGSLFLESAQAASPHRHGGLEGGSPWENAQAAMSQCAIPAAPAAQASSSGSAVQGLNYIDLDLAIKDSSQTGLEGGATVPHNVFTSVHSGAVGGGMTGLGNNPGYASIDFCKSEELRAHHQSSRKDGKGKEC; the protein is encoded by the exons ATGGAGAACCAGGCTGCGGAGCTGctacagcagcagcagagctacGAGGACGTTCGGAAAAGCGGGTATCTCCGCAAGCAGAAATCTATGCACCGGCGATTCTTCGTTTTGAGGGATGCCTCGGAACAGGGCCCTGCCCGACTAGAATATTATGAGAATGAGAAGAAATTCCAAAGCAAGTCACCTGTCCCGAAAAAAGCTCTGAATCTGGAGACTTGCTTCAACATCAACAAGCGGGCGGATTCCAAGAACAAGCACATGATAGTGATATATACCCGCGGGGAGAGCTTTGCCATTGCAGCTGACAGTGAGGAGGTCCAGAATGAATGGTACCAGGCCATGCTGGACCTTCAGTGGAAAT GTAAAAGCCCAGAGAACTGTGGCAGTGGTGGGGAGTGTGgactcccctctcctccaggccCAGCTTTTAAGGAGGTGTGGCAGGTCAAGGTGTGGCCTAAAGGGCTTGGCCAGGCCAGAAACCTAGTGGGCATCTACCGGCTGTGCCTGACCGACAAGACGGTCAACTTCGTCAAGCTCAACTCTGACATGGCCACTGTGGTCCTACAGCTGATGAATGTGCGTCGCTGCGGCCACTCTGAGAACTTCTTCTTCATCGAAGTGGGCCGCTCGGCTATGACGGGGCCTGGGGAGTTCTGGATGCAGGTGGAGGACTCGGTGGTGGCCCAGAACATGCACGAGACCCTGCTGGAGGCCATGAAGGCTCTGAGTGAGGAGTTCCGCCAGCGCAGTAAGTCCCAGTCTGTGGGAGCTACAGCTGGAGGTGGCACCGCCTCCAACCCCATCAGTGTCCCCACCCGCCGCCACCACCCCAACCTACCCCCCAGCCAGGTGGGCTTCGGCAGACGATCCCGGACCGAGACCCCTGGAGCAGGTGGGGCCAGCTGCACCAGCACTTCACCCACACCACGCAACGGGTTCCCCAGGGCGCGTACAGCCAGCATCgggggaaggatggaggagggtggaggtggagCCAGGGGGGCATGGGCAAGTTCCAGTCCCAGCCTGAACGGATCCTGTTCCACTACACCCACCCTGAGACCCAAGCCCACCAGAGCTCCAACCCCAGCTAAGATCACTCTCAGCCTGGCCCGCTACAGCCCCAACCCAGCCCCCTCCCCAGCCCCAagcctctcctccagctctggtCATGGCTCAGAGTGTGGACTAGTCGGAGGGGCAATGGGAAATGTAGCGATCTGCTCTTACTCCCGTGTCCCTCAAAGAGTCTCTGTGTCGGGCTCCCCTAGTGACTATGGCTCCTCAGACGAGTATGGCTCTAGCCCAGGAGAGCACTCCCTGCTTGTCCCCAGTCTGCCAGGAGGGTCCCATGGGGGGATGGGACACCATGCTCATGGAGAGAGCTCTTCCAGCTACATAGTGATGGGCCAGAGAGAGAGCCTCCCTGGGTCCAATCAGCGTCCTCAGGGCCGCAGGATGCTGCGACGCTCCTCCAGCAGGGAGTGTGAGGCAGAGCGCAGACTCCTCAGCAAGAGGGCCTCCCTGCCCCTGGCTGCCCACGAACGCCTGGCCCCTCAtaggaaagaggaagaggatgaggacgaAGAGTATGCTGTCATGTCGCGGAGTATTAGCAGGGATGCCTTTGTGTCACAACGTGGATCAGGGGGCTCGGCAGCAGGGGGCTCGGCAGTGGCGGTCGTGGTTGGGGAGACCCGGGCGAGGGCTGATGGGGTCcgaggagaggtgggaggaggaggggcacCAGTGGACAGTGGCTACATGGCCATGTTACCCGGAGTGACGgcttctcctgtttctctctctctgtctgtggccGTGTCTGACGTCGGTGCCAAACCTGGGGCTGATGATGAGTACATGGCCATGACTCCCAACAATAGTGTGTCTCCCCCCCAGCACATCTGCCTGCCTATCTCAGAGGGCTACATGGTCATGTCCCCCAACAGCAGCTGCTCCCCAGACTTGCATGGAATGGCCATGTGGGGGAGCAGGGGCAGCATGGAGAGCCGAGCTGGCAGTGACTACATGAACATGTCTCCTATCAGCATCCGCTCAGCTTGCAGCACACCCCCCTCCCAACCTGAACAGAACCAGTTACAACCCAAGATGGTCTACTCCTACTTTTCTCTGCCACGAtcctacaaacacacactctctacaCGCTTCGAAGATGACTTAGATCAAGGGAAAAGGAAGGAGAGGGGTCATCACGACCATGACGGTCCTGGAAATCGAGGTGGACAAGTGGGCTACAGCAAGAGGGACACAGCCACAGTTGGCCCTACAGGAGGCTGtcaactctccctctcctcttcctccttctcttccagCTCAGCTAGCAGTGAGAGCCTGGATGATAGGCCCAAATCAGTGGCAACAGGGGGAGGGCTACAACTAACAAGAACAGGGCCAGGGTTCAGGAATGGCGGGTTCAGGAATGGGGGAGCACGCTCAAAGGACGGATCCTACCAGCAAAAACGTGCATCGCATGGCCCAGGGGGACAGCAGATAAAGCCTCGTCCCCTCAGTGTGTCTGCGGACATGTCTAAAGCTAACACTTTGCCAAGGGTTAAGGAGAATCTCCTTCCCACAGTGCCTCAGAGCCCTGGGGATTATGTCAGCATTGTGTTCAGGGGTGGTGACGTGGGGTGCAGGAGAGGAGACCAGTGGGGGCCAGAGCATGGACAGTCAGTGACCCATGGAACCCCAAGGCCACTGCACTGTCCAGCCCTCTGCCACAGTGGCTCCACCAACCTCCCCCGCAGCTTCTCTGTACCTCTGGCCACCCCcgctgccttggctgcctctgcTGAGTACGTCAACATGGACTTGGGGATGGGGAACTCCCCTTGCCCATCCCCCCGGAGCTCTGTTAAATCACCTTTCAGCCTGCCCCCAGCCATCGCCCCGAAGCCCCGAGTTTTGACCCGTAGTAGGCCCTCTCCTAGGGCAGCAGAGGGCAATGTAGGTGGGCATTGGGCGGCAGTGCCAACAGACTTACCCACGTCATATACAGACTACACAGAGATGGCCTTCAGCATGGGTTCAGGGTCTAACCCTGCAGCGCCTGCCATGCACGCTGCCCAAAGATCATCAATGGAGCAGGAACCAGGCTTGGTCTTTCCCTCAGAAAAGTCCTATTCATCTCCTGCCCAGAACCAAAGCAGCAGGCTGGCCAGAGACAGGGTTGACAGGGGCGACCAACTGGGACGGAGACGCCACTGCTCTGAGACCTTCATCatgactcctccctctctccccttccaccTGTCCTCCTCAGGCTCCTTGTTCTTGGAGAGTGCCCAGGCAGCATCGCCTCATCGGCACGGAGGGCTAGAGGGGGGTTCACCGTGGGAGAATGCACAGGCAGCTATGTCTCAATGTGCCATTCCTGCTGCACCCGCAGCCCAGGCTTCATCCTCTGGGTCTGCTGTACAAGGCCTTAACTATATTGATCTGGACCTGGCCATTAAGGACAGCTCTCAGACTGGACTGGAGGGGGGAGCCACCGTCCCCCACAACGTCTTCACATCCGTCCACAGTGGGGCAGTTGGGGGAGGCATGACTGGTTTGGGGAACAACCCTGGCTATGCCAGTATTGATTTCTGCAAATCAGAGGAGTTGAGAGCACATCATCAGAGCAGCAGGAAAGATGGAAAAGGTAAAG
- the LOC115148954 gene encoding insulin receptor substrate 1-B isoform X2 — protein sequence MENQAAELLQQQQSYEDVRKSGYLRKQKSMHRRFFVLRDASEQGPARLEYYENEKKFQSKSPVPKKALNLETCFNINKRADSKNKHMIVIYTRGESFAIAADSEEVQNEWYQAMLDLQWKCKSPENCGSGGECGLPSPPGPAFKEVWQVKVWPKGLGQARNLVGIYRLCLTDKTVNFVKLNSDMATVVLQLMNVRRCGHSENFFFIEVGRSAMTGPGEFWMQVEDSVVAQNMHETLLEAMKALSEEFRQRSKSQSVGATAGGGTASNPISVPTRRHHPNLPPSQVGFGRRSRTETPGAGGASCTSTSPTPRNGFPRARTASIGGRMEEGGGGARGAWASSSPSLNGSCSTTPTLRPKPTRAPTPAKITLSLARYSPNPAPSPAPSLSSSSGHGSECGLVGGAMGNVAICSYSRVPQRVSVSGSPSDYGSSDEYGSSPGEHSLLVPSLPGGSHGGMGHHAHGESSSSYIVMGQRESLPGSNQRPQGRRMLRRSSSRECEAERRLLSKRASLPLAAHERLAPHRKEEEDEDEEYAVMSRSISRDAFVSQRGSGGSAAGGSAVAVVVGETRARADGVRGEVGGGGAPVDSGYMAMLPGVTASPVSLSLSVAVSDVGAKPGADDEYMAMTPNNSVSPPQHICLPISEGYMVMSPNSSCSPDLHGMAMWGSRGSMESRAGSDYMNMSPISIRSACSTPPSQPEQNQLQPKMVYSYFSLPRSYKHTLSTRFEDDLDQGKRKERGHHDHDGPGNRGGQVGYSKRDTATVGPTGGCQLSLSSSSFSSSSASSESLDDRPKSVATGGGLQLTRTGPGFRNGGFRNGGARSKDGSYQQKRASHGPGGQQIKPRPLSVSADMSKANTLPRVKENLLPTVPQSPGDYVSIVFRGGDVGCRRGDQWGPEHGQSVTHGTPRPLHCPALCHSGSTNLPRSFSVPLATPAALAASAEYVNMDLGMGNSPCPSPRSSVKSPFSLPPAIAPKPRVLTRSRPSPRAAEGNVGGHWAAVPTDLPTSYTDYTEMAFSMGSGSNPAAPAMHAAQRSSMEQEPGLVFPSEKSYSSPAQNQSSRLARDRVDRGDQLGRRRHCSETFIMTPPSLPFHLSSSGSLFLESAQAASPHRHGGLEGGSPWENAQAAMSQCAIPAAPAAQASSSGSAVQGLNYIDLDLAIKDSSQTGLEGGATVPHNVFTSVHSGAVGGGMTGLGNNPGYASIDFCKSEELRAHHQSSRKDGKEC from the exons ATGGAGAACCAGGCTGCGGAGCTGctacagcagcagcagagctacGAGGACGTTCGGAAAAGCGGGTATCTCCGCAAGCAGAAATCTATGCACCGGCGATTCTTCGTTTTGAGGGATGCCTCGGAACAGGGCCCTGCCCGACTAGAATATTATGAGAATGAGAAGAAATTCCAAAGCAAGTCACCTGTCCCGAAAAAAGCTCTGAATCTGGAGACTTGCTTCAACATCAACAAGCGGGCGGATTCCAAGAACAAGCACATGATAGTGATATATACCCGCGGGGAGAGCTTTGCCATTGCAGCTGACAGTGAGGAGGTCCAGAATGAATGGTACCAGGCCATGCTGGACCTTCAGTGGAAAT GTAAAAGCCCAGAGAACTGTGGCAGTGGTGGGGAGTGTGgactcccctctcctccaggccCAGCTTTTAAGGAGGTGTGGCAGGTCAAGGTGTGGCCTAAAGGGCTTGGCCAGGCCAGAAACCTAGTGGGCATCTACCGGCTGTGCCTGACCGACAAGACGGTCAACTTCGTCAAGCTCAACTCTGACATGGCCACTGTGGTCCTACAGCTGATGAATGTGCGTCGCTGCGGCCACTCTGAGAACTTCTTCTTCATCGAAGTGGGCCGCTCGGCTATGACGGGGCCTGGGGAGTTCTGGATGCAGGTGGAGGACTCGGTGGTGGCCCAGAACATGCACGAGACCCTGCTGGAGGCCATGAAGGCTCTGAGTGAGGAGTTCCGCCAGCGCAGTAAGTCCCAGTCTGTGGGAGCTACAGCTGGAGGTGGCACCGCCTCCAACCCCATCAGTGTCCCCACCCGCCGCCACCACCCCAACCTACCCCCCAGCCAGGTGGGCTTCGGCAGACGATCCCGGACCGAGACCCCTGGAGCAGGTGGGGCCAGCTGCACCAGCACTTCACCCACACCACGCAACGGGTTCCCCAGGGCGCGTACAGCCAGCATCgggggaaggatggaggagggtggaggtggagCCAGGGGGGCATGGGCAAGTTCCAGTCCCAGCCTGAACGGATCCTGTTCCACTACACCCACCCTGAGACCCAAGCCCACCAGAGCTCCAACCCCAGCTAAGATCACTCTCAGCCTGGCCCGCTACAGCCCCAACCCAGCCCCCTCCCCAGCCCCAagcctctcctccagctctggtCATGGCTCAGAGTGTGGACTAGTCGGAGGGGCAATGGGAAATGTAGCGATCTGCTCTTACTCCCGTGTCCCTCAAAGAGTCTCTGTGTCGGGCTCCCCTAGTGACTATGGCTCCTCAGACGAGTATGGCTCTAGCCCAGGAGAGCACTCCCTGCTTGTCCCCAGTCTGCCAGGAGGGTCCCATGGGGGGATGGGACACCATGCTCATGGAGAGAGCTCTTCCAGCTACATAGTGATGGGCCAGAGAGAGAGCCTCCCTGGGTCCAATCAGCGTCCTCAGGGCCGCAGGATGCTGCGACGCTCCTCCAGCAGGGAGTGTGAGGCAGAGCGCAGACTCCTCAGCAAGAGGGCCTCCCTGCCCCTGGCTGCCCACGAACGCCTGGCCCCTCAtaggaaagaggaagaggatgaggacgaAGAGTATGCTGTCATGTCGCGGAGTATTAGCAGGGATGCCTTTGTGTCACAACGTGGATCAGGGGGCTCGGCAGCAGGGGGCTCGGCAGTGGCGGTCGTGGTTGGGGAGACCCGGGCGAGGGCTGATGGGGTCcgaggagaggtgggaggaggaggggcacCAGTGGACAGTGGCTACATGGCCATGTTACCCGGAGTGACGgcttctcctgtttctctctctctgtctgtggccGTGTCTGACGTCGGTGCCAAACCTGGGGCTGATGATGAGTACATGGCCATGACTCCCAACAATAGTGTGTCTCCCCCCCAGCACATCTGCCTGCCTATCTCAGAGGGCTACATGGTCATGTCCCCCAACAGCAGCTGCTCCCCAGACTTGCATGGAATGGCCATGTGGGGGAGCAGGGGCAGCATGGAGAGCCGAGCTGGCAGTGACTACATGAACATGTCTCCTATCAGCATCCGCTCAGCTTGCAGCACACCCCCCTCCCAACCTGAACAGAACCAGTTACAACCCAAGATGGTCTACTCCTACTTTTCTCTGCCACGAtcctacaaacacacactctctacaCGCTTCGAAGATGACTTAGATCAAGGGAAAAGGAAGGAGAGGGGTCATCACGACCATGACGGTCCTGGAAATCGAGGTGGACAAGTGGGCTACAGCAAGAGGGACACAGCCACAGTTGGCCCTACAGGAGGCTGtcaactctccctctcctcttcctccttctcttccagCTCAGCTAGCAGTGAGAGCCTGGATGATAGGCCCAAATCAGTGGCAACAGGGGGAGGGCTACAACTAACAAGAACAGGGCCAGGGTTCAGGAATGGCGGGTTCAGGAATGGGGGAGCACGCTCAAAGGACGGATCCTACCAGCAAAAACGTGCATCGCATGGCCCAGGGGGACAGCAGATAAAGCCTCGTCCCCTCAGTGTGTCTGCGGACATGTCTAAAGCTAACACTTTGCCAAGGGTTAAGGAGAATCTCCTTCCCACAGTGCCTCAGAGCCCTGGGGATTATGTCAGCATTGTGTTCAGGGGTGGTGACGTGGGGTGCAGGAGAGGAGACCAGTGGGGGCCAGAGCATGGACAGTCAGTGACCCATGGAACCCCAAGGCCACTGCACTGTCCAGCCCTCTGCCACAGTGGCTCCACCAACCTCCCCCGCAGCTTCTCTGTACCTCTGGCCACCCCcgctgccttggctgcctctgcTGAGTACGTCAACATGGACTTGGGGATGGGGAACTCCCCTTGCCCATCCCCCCGGAGCTCTGTTAAATCACCTTTCAGCCTGCCCCCAGCCATCGCCCCGAAGCCCCGAGTTTTGACCCGTAGTAGGCCCTCTCCTAGGGCAGCAGAGGGCAATGTAGGTGGGCATTGGGCGGCAGTGCCAACAGACTTACCCACGTCATATACAGACTACACAGAGATGGCCTTCAGCATGGGTTCAGGGTCTAACCCTGCAGCGCCTGCCATGCACGCTGCCCAAAGATCATCAATGGAGCAGGAACCAGGCTTGGTCTTTCCCTCAGAAAAGTCCTATTCATCTCCTGCCCAGAACCAAAGCAGCAGGCTGGCCAGAGACAGGGTTGACAGGGGCGACCAACTGGGACGGAGACGCCACTGCTCTGAGACCTTCATCatgactcctccctctctccccttccaccTGTCCTCCTCAGGCTCCTTGTTCTTGGAGAGTGCCCAGGCAGCATCGCCTCATCGGCACGGAGGGCTAGAGGGGGGTTCACCGTGGGAGAATGCACAGGCAGCTATGTCTCAATGTGCCATTCCTGCTGCACCCGCAGCCCAGGCTTCATCCTCTGGGTCTGCTGTACAAGGCCTTAACTATATTGATCTGGACCTGGCCATTAAGGACAGCTCTCAGACTGGACTGGAGGGGGGAGCCACCGTCCCCCACAACGTCTTCACATCCGTCCACAGTGGGGCAGTTGGGGGAGGCATGACTGGTTTGGGGAACAACCCTGGCTATGCCAGTATTGATTTCTGCAAATCAGAGGAGTTGAGAGCACATCATCAGAGCAGCAGGAAAGATGGAAAAG
- the LOC115148955 gene encoding zinc finger protein 3 isoform X2 codes for MIYLLGTKEILSNMYSNNHEDAEHFNRACTETTAGHDTSTVDSHSFPEVTTKNAEVKCLVEVKVESADLGCSRNSGPHTEGGEEDYCPDSLSLAQTRLLEDWRPEALQLPHRDPDSFTPSTSHSLSDSPIFNPDIPDLDILSSSSATGLHAGFGKQQQYPPRETAGASTSHSHQMYSPQIDEGNNMAPAQHICKLCGEKFHLSEELRRHRSLIHPKDMNKLPKRNLYPPGRSPYHCSLCGRDFNRMEHLKIHQRIHTGERPYACTVCNARFRHSWALTRHFRIHTGEKPYTCSQCGKTFRNCGGLRFHQRTHSMGGVD; via the exons ATGATTTACTTGCTAG GGACTAAAGAGATTCTCTCAAACATGTACTCAAACAACCATGAAGATGCTGAACATTTTAATCGAGCATGCACAGAGACAACCGCAGGACATGACACATCAACAGTTGACAGCCATTCCTTCCCTGAAGTTACCACGAAGAATGCAGAGGTGAAGTGTCTGGTTGAAGTGAAGGTGGAGTCTGCAGACCTGGGATGCAGTAGGAACTCTGGTCCCCACAccgaaggaggagaagaggactACTGTCCAGACAGTCTCTCCTTGGCTCAAACTAGGCTGCTGGAGGATTGGAGGCCAGAGGCACTGCAGCTCCCTCACAGGGATCCAGACTCATTCACCCCCTCCACTAGCCACTCTCTAT CGGACTCCCCGATTTTCAACCCAGACATTCCAGACTTGGACATCCTATCGTCTTCTTCAGCCACAGGTCTCCATGCAGGCTTTGGTAAGCAGCAGCAGTACCCACCCAGAGAGACTGCTGGGGCTTCCACCTCTCATTCACACCAGATGTACAGCCCTCAGATAGATGAAGGGAACAACATGGCTCCAGCACAGCACATCTGCAAGCTCTGTGGAGAGAAGTTCCATCTGTCTGAGGAGCTGCGGCGACATCGTAGTCTTATTCACCCAAAGGATATGAACAAGCTCCCCAAGCGCAACCTCTACCCCCCTGGGCGGAGCCCGtaccactgctccctgtgtggTCGAGACTTCAACCGCATGGAGCACCTGAAGATCCATCAGCGTATTCATACTGGAGAGAGGCCTTATGCCTGCACAGTGTGCAACGCACGCTTCCGTCACTCTTGGGCTCTCACAAGACACTTCcgcattcacacaggagagaagccctaCACCTGCAGCCAGTGTGGGAAAACTTTCCGAAACTGTGGGGGGCTGCGATTTCACCAGCGCACTCACTCAATGGGAGGGGTCGACTGA
- the LOC115148955 gene encoding zinc finger protein 354C isoform X1, which translates to MSANVSPPNTALVAELSFSFQDELTATIQNALGVAVEVAVVEVTKLVGQVLRDVRDQMHETLRDNKSLKFRLQAAELELCAARGEERQVESIIGDKASTNSRIQQVHQQLNSLNVSQNTIKSGREGEHRVHESNPSLHTTNVADGYRGFESEVADNPAYLNESFCEIREDGRICTQDIKPDLLGNSTLRQGDADGTKEILSNMYSNNHEDAEHFNRACTETTAGHDTSTVDSHSFPEVTTKNAEVKCLVEVKVESADLGCSRNSGPHTEGGEEDYCPDSLSLAQTRLLEDWRPEALQLPHRDPDSFTPSTSHSLSDSPIFNPDIPDLDILSSSSATGLHAGFGKQQQYPPRETAGASTSHSHQMYSPQIDEGNNMAPAQHICKLCGEKFHLSEELRRHRSLIHPKDMNKLPKRNLYPPGRSPYHCSLCGRDFNRMEHLKIHQRIHTGERPYACTVCNARFRHSWALTRHFRIHTGEKPYTCSQCGKTFRNCGGLRFHQRTHSMGGVD; encoded by the exons ATGTCGGCAAACGTGAGTCCTCCAAACACGGCGTTGGTAGCGGAATTATCATTTTCGTTTCAGGATGAATTGACTGCTACTATTCAAAATGCATTAGGAGTAGCAGTGGAGGTGGCGGTGGTTGAGGTTACAAAACTAGTCGGCCAAGTGTTGAGGGACGTGCGGGATCAAATGCACGAGACGCTGCGGGACAATAAGTCTCTAAAGTTTCGCTTGCAAGCAGCCGAACTTGAATTATGTGCAGCGCGAGGAGAGGAACGTCAAGTGGAATCAATAATAGGGGACAAAGCCAGTACCAATAGTAGAATTCAACAGGTTCATCAACAGCTGAATTCTCTAAACGTCTCACAAAATACAATCAAatcaggaagagaaggagagcatAGAGTTCATGAATCCAATCCGTCTCTTCATACAACAAATGTTGCGGATGGGTATCGAGGATTTGAATCAGAAGTTGCTGATAACCCTGCATATCTTAACGAATCGTTTTGTGAGATCCGTGAGGATGGTCGTATCTGCACTCAAGATATTAAACCAGATTTATTGGGCAACTCGACTTTAAGACAAGGAGATGCAGATG GGACTAAAGAGATTCTCTCAAACATGTACTCAAACAACCATGAAGATGCTGAACATTTTAATCGAGCATGCACAGAGACAACCGCAGGACATGACACATCAACAGTTGACAGCCATTCCTTCCCTGAAGTTACCACGAAGAATGCAGAGGTGAAGTGTCTGGTTGAAGTGAAGGTGGAGTCTGCAGACCTGGGATGCAGTAGGAACTCTGGTCCCCACAccgaaggaggagaagaggactACTGTCCAGACAGTCTCTCCTTGGCTCAAACTAGGCTGCTGGAGGATTGGAGGCCAGAGGCACTGCAGCTCCCTCACAGGGATCCAGACTCATTCACCCCCTCCACTAGCCACTCTCTAT CGGACTCCCCGATTTTCAACCCAGACATTCCAGACTTGGACATCCTATCGTCTTCTTCAGCCACAGGTCTCCATGCAGGCTTTGGTAAGCAGCAGCAGTACCCACCCAGAGAGACTGCTGGGGCTTCCACCTCTCATTCACACCAGATGTACAGCCCTCAGATAGATGAAGGGAACAACATGGCTCCAGCACAGCACATCTGCAAGCTCTGTGGAGAGAAGTTCCATCTGTCTGAGGAGCTGCGGCGACATCGTAGTCTTATTCACCCAAAGGATATGAACAAGCTCCCCAAGCGCAACCTCTACCCCCCTGGGCGGAGCCCGtaccactgctccctgtgtggTCGAGACTTCAACCGCATGGAGCACCTGAAGATCCATCAGCGTATTCATACTGGAGAGAGGCCTTATGCCTGCACAGTGTGCAACGCACGCTTCCGTCACTCTTGGGCTCTCACAAGACACTTCcgcattcacacaggagagaagccctaCACCTGCAGCCAGTGTGGGAAAACTTTCCGAAACTGTGGGGGGCTGCGATTTCACCAGCGCACTCACTCAATGGGAGGGGTCGACTGA